In the Tamandua tetradactyla isolate mTamTet1 chromosome 8, mTamTet1.pri, whole genome shotgun sequence genome, ACCGCGGCGGGCTGGCTCCCGGAGCTTTCGCTCCACAGAAATGCAGTCCACAGTCATTTCCACTTCTCTAATCCAAAAACTCCCTTGGAAAAACTTCGAAAAGAGGAACATCCCTTCTAAAGAAGGAAGTGCCCTACCCTAGTTTGCTCATGCTGAGCTGAATTTAGGGAGCTTGCGGAACCTGATGTGTCAATAAGTACTCAGTTCCGCCTAAATCCTCCTCTGGGTTCATCCAGAAAGCGGTTGATTAGGAAATTAAAGTGTATCAGGTATTCCTTTGAGAGAGGAAAAATATCTCTGGACTCAAGGACCCTGCAGCCAGACATCCTGTTTTTGCAGTTTAATCCCCTTTATCTAGGAGTCAACATAATTCCCTATCAGTAAAATTTCCTTCTATCAGTTCCTACCTAGAATGTGCAcaggatatttttttttccttcatagtaAAATCCTAGATGTAATGGAGTATAGGTAAGAAGTTAACCCTGAATCCGTGTATGAGCTTATCATGGCATATAGTATTCAGctctggctttttgtttgttttttgttttttaacttttttattgtataatatgacatatatacaaagcaaaggggaaaaaaaacagtacttttcaaagcatttttcagcaagtagttacaggacacatcccagaatttgtcatgggctaccataccatcctctcagatttttccttctccagaacattggaggctagaagaaataaatactctgttatcatcacaatcgagtttttttcttttttgtgaaaaataaggtatatacaaaaaagcaataaatttcaaaacacagagcaacaattagttgtagaacagatttaagagtttggtatgggttacaatgccacaattttaggtttttacttctagctgctcaaagatggagaaatatcaatataatgattcaacaatcatattcatttgttaaaccctaccatctctgaattattccaccatcacctttgatcattctcccaggggtatatgggctatgcccattctaactttttcatgttgaaaggggctgtcaataatatgggatagggagatggatcCAGCTGACATTCTCCAGAAGAGGAAAGGCTggtctctctaggtttcaggacttatcttgtccagggacccatctggaggttgttagCTCTGGCTTTGTTTTCACTTCCAATTTGTAGTATCTTTTGTAAGACCTCCATAGCATGGAATTGTACAATTTGCAAATTTGCACTTTGACTCTGTACttcttgcatgatttttctctaatctacaactgctcttcaaaaaaaagttaaattttttttttctctcatagttctggaggccagatgtcttaaatatttttttaaaaaattgcacttTGCTTCGGCTACAGTAgaccatatttcttttaatatacaATAAGGTGTCTTTCACATTTCAACAAAGGAGGGAGAATGATCTTTCCTCCATATCTCTTCAAAACTCCCTGACAGGATCATTTTCCAAGAAAGCAGAGTTCTGTCTTGAAATGGTTTCCTGTTGACATTTCAAAACTGAGGCTAATAAAGAGAGACTTTTTATTAACGGCTCCgtttttaataatgtttatttgGCCTGTTTTTAAAACTGTTCTGGAAATAGGGTTGGATTGTTGATCACAATGCCATTCCCAGTTCGAGTTATGTTGTTAGAGCTGGCTCAGCCTGTATTGCATTGACATGTGGCACTTTTCTTACTCCATTTCGCCTTCGCCCCAAACCACATCCTCATTCTGCACCTGAAAGTCGGTTAACTGAACACGTTTGTAAAGTAAGGGCTCGTCTGAGGCACGATACATGGTTTCTACACCATAATCTCTGTCTTTGCTATGTTATTTCAGACATCAAAATAACACAGACACTAATCATCCATGCAGAAAACCTCCATAGACTTCAGGATGAGGAGGACAGAAACAGGAATTCCACCCCCTTACATTCGAGGGCAGAAGGAGATGGTTCTGGAGGGAGAATAAATGAGAGACACGCTTCAAGACTAGAAGAAAAGTATTCTCCAGACTTGGAGCATGTGCACATGATACCTGACCCTGGGTCACAGTTGCTATAAGCACCTGAAAAGACAAGCCTGGctcctctcttttctctgtaATGTCTGAAGGATCCAGAAAAGTACCCAGAAGCTGCCAAGGTGCAAAATAAACATGAATTGGCCTCTTCCTGAACCTGCCTGCTGCCCAGAGGAAGGACTGTTTATTTCCAGATCTCATGGCTACTTCAGCCACTCTGCTCCTGATGACAGGCAATTGACCAAAAATGTTGAGGAAGACAAGAATGGAGAGAGGCGTCTAAAGAAAGAGTCTGCAGGCCCCTTAATCCTCCAGGGGAAAGCCCTGaagtttcttctgttttcattctaGACAGTCAGGTGTCCAGAGATCCAGATGGCAGTGAGATGACAAGGCTCCAGAATGGCACAGGACTGGAGGGAGGGTAGGGGCCACCTGACTTGTCATATTCACTTCTCCAAATTTATTTCTCCAACCACTCATGACTCTAGCAAGATGCAAGGAAGTATACTCAAGAGGTAGGCAACCCCAACATTGCCcaataaataattagaattaaaaattaagcagagtaccaaaaaaaaaatctgctttaaaaaataagccATGCCAGAAACCAGGGTTGATTCCCatggcctgcccatgccaaaaaaattttttttgctttaaaaattaagcGGActgataaataaatgggaactcctcaaaattaaatacttttgcgcatcagagaacttcatcaagaaaataaaaagacagcctacacaatgggaaacaatatttggaaacgatatatcagataaaggtctagtatccagaatttataaagagattgttcaactcaacaacaaaaagacagccaatccaattacaaaatgggaaaaagatttcaacagacacttctcagaagcggaaatacaaatggccaaaaggtgcatgaagagatgctcaacttccctgaccattagagaaatgcaaatcaaaaccacaatgagatatcatctcacacccaccagaatggccattatcaataaaacagaaaaccacaagtgctggagagaatgtagagaaaaaggcacacttatccattgttggtgggaatggcaAATGGTGCAAcggctgtggaaggcagtttggcggttcctcaaaaagctgaatatagaattgccatatgacccagcaataccattgctaggtatctactcagaggacttaagggcaaagacacaaacggacacttgcacaccaatgtttatagcagcattatgtacaattgcaaagagatggaaacagccaaaatgtccatcaacagacaagtggctaaacaaactgtggtatatacatacgatggaatattatgcagctgtaagacagaataaagttatgaagtatttaacaacatggaagaaccttgaggacattatgctgagattagccaaaaacaaaaggataaatactgtatggtctcactgatatgaactgatattggtgaataaacttggaatattttgttggtaacagagaccatcaggagatagaaatagggtaagatattgggtaagtggagctgaagggatacagattgtgcaacaggactgaatataaaaactcagaaatggacagcacaatactacctaactgtaatacaattatgttaaaacactgaatgaagctgaatgtgagaatgatagagggaggagggctgggggcataaatgaaatcagaaagaaagacgataaagattgagatggtataatctcggaatgcctagagtgtataatgatagtgactaaatgtacaaattttgaaaatgtttttgcataaggaagaacaaaggatgctgaaaatagatggtaattaatattttaaaatttcaacttatgtgtgagactaaagaaaaaaaatgattatttggtacaaaatttatattttgactagtgcatttcctaatataacttatgtagatagcttgcttgaacaccataagtacttggaaccttgggtaggacatgggattttgttggtttgtccagagtgatgccccgatgaatcccagagtgatttgaacagtgagtggaaaagtatttgcaaagtcccctttggggaatagtgagaacggggagaaattcaacttccccaagtagaattcttgatattctcacaagcagtgtggacaaccaaagctataggctaagcccccagtcttggggtttgttcatatgaaacttaaccccacaaaggataggtcaagcctacttaaaattaggcctagaagtcacccccaagagagcctcttttgttgctcagatgtggcccctctcttcagccaacacaacaatgaaacccaccaccctccccctgtctacgtgggacatgactcccaggggtgtggaccttcctggcaacttgggacagaaatcctacaatgagctgagactcagcatcaagggattgagaaaaccttctcgacaaaaagggggaagagtgaaatgagacaaagtggcaatggctgagagattccaaacagagtccagaggttatcctggaggttattcttatgcattaagtagatatcaccttgttattcaagatgtaatagagaggctggagggaactgcctgaaaatgtagagctgtgttccagtagccatgtttcttgaggatgactgaataatgatatagctttcccaatgtgactgtgtgattgtgaaaaccttgtgtctgatgcttcttttatctactttgtcaacagatgagtagaacatatggaataaaaataaataatagggggaacaaatgttaaaataaatttggtttgaaatgctagtgatcagtgaaagggaggggtaaggggtatggtatgtataaattttttttctgttttcattttatttcttttctgaatagatgcaaatgttccaagaaatgattatgatactgaatatgcaactatgtgctgacattgtgaattactgattatatgtagaacaaaatgatcaaaataggaatgtttgcatttgctttgtgttttttggtatttaaaaaaataaaattaaaaaatttttttaaaagttaagcaGACTGGAAACAAGATCAGATAAGAACATTAGAGGGAGCTCCAATCAACACTGTGCTGCAGGGAGCTTGGCAAAATTTTTTCTCAGAACCTCATTGAAAATCAACCACGTAAAAAGTGAGATTAATACACCAAGAGAGAAGCAACCCTTGTAAATAATCCCGTTAAACCCAAGCATTTTGATTTACAAAAATCAAAGCTTTAAAGACCAGCAACTTGAAGCTGAAACGAAGTTGAATGGCTTGCCCAGCTTTAGGAAACCAGAGGAAGGACTAGAACTCGCATCTCTTGTCTCTCCGGCCAGTCCCATTTTCTCCACACCCTGGGCAACATGGGTCCATCTCCCCTCTGTGTCTCATTTCTTTGAAATGGGAAACTCTCCTACCTGCTTCTTGCATCTCCCTTATACACCAGAAAAATGCTTTTTACTGAAGAGGACCTTGAGTTTTAAGCCTAATAATGTCATTTTCCCGATGGACCCTAGAGCTGTAAATTGCCCAAAATGGCTATCAGGaatcctttttctccacatcagCACAACACTATTATTTCTGATGTGTAAAGCTTGTAATTTGTATGTCTCCAAATTGCAGACTTCCTACATGGAAGTGAATCATAGCAAATTGGCTCCAAAGTCCTTTCTCCTCAAACCACACTTTGAATTTGGGAATAAGGAGAGGACTGACCCTCTGCAATCTTAGTGTTTTAAGCCGAGTGAATTAAAATAGCCCATTCTACCTTCCTGCGAGCTCTGTGTTTCCCAGTTGCCTGGACAACAGGCTGTCTCTAAAAACCCAACCTTCCAGTTCTCAGTCCTGCCCCCGTCGGAAATCTGCCACCCTGGATTGGCTCATGGAACGCTTCCTCCTCTTTGGGTTCCTGCTGGTTGGACTTTTTTTCTGCCCTTCCTCAAAAGGGTCACTCCGCAGGGAGACGCAACAGAGGCAAGAGAGGATTCTAAAGGTAGGAAGAGGTGGAGTGAGGGAGATGGGGGAGAAGCAGATACTGAGATTCATTTTTCTCTAAAAGAGGGTTGAGAGGGATGACTTCTGTGTAAAGACCCAAATGGATAGAAAAAAACAGCTCCATGTAAGAGTCCATAGAGACCAAGAACTGAAGCTTCTGGAAAGTGCAAGAAACAGAGTTGGAGACTAGAATTCCCACTTTCCTggtgttaccggacaaaggcagTGAATTCTTTTCCCCAGTGagttcaataaccaattcctgagacaccggggttgcAAAGACAGAAAATGTTTATTGCTAGGCAGGAAGCAGaccagatggcctatcagcccaaaatgtgtctccctgaactgcagtaattctgaaagttttatagtatcataagatgggcagattttaggataaggagcacagtggccccacatgatgtaattagaggtgatctgattattgagcatgcacagattgattacatacttagtcacagaaggtatgaaagaaaatggtgacTTTAATATGCTGATTGGTATTATAATTAGGTATcaatgacttgtaggttaaagtctaacctactgcacatgtcaggcaggcccattttttATTAGCTCCACCTCCAGTAATCAAGGTAACTTTGGATTTTGattgggttagttctgggctgacccaagactcttcattaataaacattaggggctgtctttagtgataaCAAGACTGGAGACTCTAGAGTcgaaaaacaggaaaaatgggTACACGTGACGGTTAGTCacaaatttttacaatcacaaaggacacaagataaaggctacacATCATTATCAGaggtcaaggcagctggattccagttcagagatttcaggtatttccctctgtctactccagtgtactagaaagcaaaaaggaatttctatataatgattcggcaaCCATAATCATTCCTTAAGtcctaatttttcagttataCCAGGACTCTTGGTTCAGCCTAAAAGTCAGAAAAGCATCCCCGTGTCCAGACGTGAATACCAGTCTTCTCCTTCTTCTGGATAGCAAGAAGATGCCACCTAAGACCAAAGAAAAAGGGCTGAAAGCTGgggcacagaataagaaaaagaattcagGTGCTGGTGAGTTGGGGGGGTGCCCCCCACTTCTCCATGCTCTGGCACAGAGACCAGCACCGGTCCTCCAGAGACTATTTGGTCCTCTGTATGATGAGATGGAGCTTTCTTGACCCTCCCCCCTCATATCTTCATATCCAGGTTCCATGGAGGTGGGAAATTGGGGAAAATCAGTCATTTGACCCCTCCCTTGAGTCCCTTCTAGCTCAGGTTCAGCTCTGAGCCTTCCGTATATATTCATCACATATATTTTGAATACCCACTCTATGCTAGGCAGTGAGGATGCAGTGGTAACCTCAGACCTCAGGAAGAAAGGAAGTCCAGAGATTGGGTGAGGAGGGGAGGAGAGTCGCGGGAGGAGGGTACTGAGAGCAAGACCAAGGGCTTGCAACCCTCTCCTCTGTCAACTTGCTAGGGCAGATGTGGAAGCCGAGTCCAAGCACAGGCTGGAAGTGCTGGAGAAGGAGTTGCTCCGAGACCAGTTGGGTAAGAAGGGCAGGAGCTCCAAGAGGCTACAGGGGTGGGGCAATGAGGTATTTCTGTTTCCACCACCTCCTCTCATCCTCAGGGATTGGAGGGTTGGAGCTATGGTTGGGGGTTAAGCTAACCTCTAACCATTCCCTAATGGGAAAACACTGTTATGAGTTGAGATcgtggtggggagggggtgggcatTGAGGTTTGATGAGAGAACTAGGGAGCTATTTTTACAGCCAGAATGTGAGAAATTTTTGCTCCTTAATAGTGAAAAGTCTGTGAGATTCTGAGAGGAGGGGGTGGGTGGCACCCAGGTGAGAATGGGAGGCTAGATGCTCTACCTCCAAGTTTCTGAAAGTGGGCAGGGCCAGTCAAAAACACGGAGCTGGCTCAGTGGGGCCCCCAGTCAGATCTGAGGGCTGCTCTGGGACCACCCACAGCCCTGCGGAGGGACGAGGCCCGCCAAGCCAAAGCCTCTGAAGACCAGCTGAAGCAAAGGTTGCAAGGGTTGGAGGCTGAACTGGAGAGAGCCCGAAGTGAAGGGAAGGCCGTATATGCAGGTATGTGGTGGGTTTAGCGGgtgggcaggaggcagggctCTGGAAGAGAACAACCAAGAAGAGATACATTTGCTGTGCCCAGTCTCAGGACAAATGAGGCAGATCCTAAAAAACCCAAAGAAGTCCTCGGGGATCCTAGGCAGGGATCTTCCAGGATCCCTGATGCCATGTGCTTGATGCTTTGCAGGTTATGCAATGTAGCAATAGCCATTACCCCATTGATTCCATGGGAGTGAATGGGACAGCTTAGAATCCCTATCCTGGGCTGGAATGGGGAGAGGGGTTTggttttctctccctcccccggGTTTTCAGGGACTCCCAACTTCTCAGAATCTCTCCAGAGGAATCAAGAAGGCTTTTATGCTCCCATCCCACTGGACCAAGCATAAATCCCCTGGGCCCTCCTCACCTACAATTTAATCTCCTTTCTCCATTCTTCCATCCCCACTGAgtcgctgcccccacccccaccccgtccctCCCATAGAGATGACTCGCCAGTACCGGGCCCTGCAGGAGAAGATGGAGAACCGCAGCAGGTGGCTGGAGGAGGAAGTGAGGGGCCTTCAGGAGCAGCTAGGTAGGCCTCCCGCTATAGAAGCCTTTTTTTCTCCAAGGGTCACTGACCAGGTCCAGCCTAAAGGGGAGGACTTAAGATGGCCCTTCTCTAGAAGGCTGCAACCTCTCATGACTTTCCCCACTGACTCTCCCACCACTGAGGATTGGAACAGAGAGTTCAGGATGGCAAGTCTTTTCGCCTTCTTCCTTAGTCTCTCCAAATGCAGCCCTCACTTCCCATCACTGCCATCTCTCATGAGCAAAACACAGCCCCTCTTACTTTTGCTGAGATAGGATTTTTACagtgaaattaaaggaaaatgttaGACTTATTTACTTCTATATCTGCAAGGCCGAACATATGGTAGGTCTGCAATAACTATTtgccaaataaacaaacaaacccccttaaaaataagcaaaaatataaCCAAATATAGGAAGTCTTTGTTCTCTTCCCGCTTCCTTACAGAATAAAGTTGAAACACCTTAGCGTGGCACACATGGCAATCTTGGCCTcaaaattttcttattctaaaataGCTTCAGTTTCGCTACAAATACCCAGGAGGTGCTTATCTGGCATGCAGACCCTGGGTTCCTTTCCTAATCTCTACCTTAtctcaaattcaaattcaacCAAGAATTATCCAGCACCTCTTATATACTAGGTGCTTTCCCATACATTAACCACATTTAGCTCTCACTGCACCCCTctctttaaagatgaagaaactgaggctcagaaaaagaCATGCCTGAGGTTGCACAGGCAAGAAGGGACAACCAGACTTTAGACCCAGCTCAGCTCTTTACAGGGGTTATAGGGAAACTGACGACCCTGGGGGAGTGTGGTGTGattgtttccattgtttctgtACCTTTGGAGACTTGTGCAAAAGTGGAGTTCTCCATCCTCTGCTCTTTCATCCTTTGCCCTGCCCCTCAGAGAAATGCCAGAGGGAAGCCGAGGCTGCCCAGGGAGAGGCTGAGCAGGCCCTCAGAGAGCGGGACCAGACCCTGGCTCAGCTTCGGGCCCACGTGGCTGACATGGAAGCCAAGTATGAGGAAATCTTACATGTAAGCACCACCCCCTGGAGCCCATCCATTTCCATGCCCAGCACCACCATCTCCCCCGTACCTCAGACCCCATGATGCCAGCT is a window encoding:
- the DRC12 gene encoding dynein regulatory complex protein 12 isoform X1 is translated as MERFLLFGFLLVGLFFCPSSKGSLRRETQQRQERILKLYQDSWFSLKVRKASPCPDVNTSLLLLLDSKKMPPKTKEKGLKAGAQNKKKNSGADVEAESKHRLEVLEKELLRDQLALRRDEARQAKASEDQLKQRLQGLEAELERARSEGKAVYAEMTRQYRALQEKMENRSRWLEEEVRGLQEQLEKCQREAEAAQGEAEQALRERDQTLAQLRAHVADMEAKYEEILHGSLDQLLAKLKATKPLWDGAVLKLHAKHKEQLRQFGLNPLDL
- the DRC12 gene encoding dynein regulatory complex protein 12 isoform X2 — protein: MPPKTKEKGLKAGAQNKKKNSGADVEAESKHRLEVLEKELLRDQLALRRDEARQAKASEDQLKQRLQGLEAELERARSEGKAVYAEMTRQYRALQEKMENRSRWLEEEVRGLQEQLEKCQREAEAAQGEAEQALRERDQTLAQLRAHVADMEAKYEEILHGSLDQLLAKLKATKPLWDGAVLKLHAKHKEQLRQFGLNPLDL